The Fundidesulfovibrio soli genomic interval CATCGAGTGCGTCAACCCGGACCCGGAGCTCCTGGCGGCCAGCATCTCCCGCAAGGCCAAACTGCCCGAGTTCAGCCATCTGCCGCAGGAACAGGCCGAGCAGCACTTCCGGGAGCGCATCGGATACTACGAGACCATCTACACCCCCCTGGCCGACGAGGAGAACTTCGTGGTGCTCGACACCCTGGACAACCGCATCCTCCGCGAGCGTGTCCAGGCCGTTCTGCCCTACTACCGCATCCTGCGGGACTTGCTGGTCTCCGACTGGGTGCGAAGCCTCTACCTGGCCCGTCACGGCGAGACCGCCTACAACCTGGAGATGCGCATAGGCGGCGATTCCGACCTCACGGCCCGGGGCATGGTCCAGGCCCAGGCCCTGGCCTGGGCCTTCAAGGAGGTGCCCCTGCCCTACGTGTTCACCAGCACGCGCAAGCGCACCCGCCAGATGGCCATGGTGCTCTGCGACGGCCGGGAGGACTGCCGGACCATCGCCCTGCCCGAGTTCGACGAGATAGACGCGGGCGTGTGCGAATCCATGACCTACGACCAGATCGCCAGGGACATGCCCTCCGTGCACGAGGCCCGCACCCGGGACAAGTTCCATTACGTCTACCCCGGGGGCG includes:
- a CDS encoding bifunctional nucleoside/nucleotide kinase/histidine phosphatase family protein, translated to MSSAKLVIAMVGLPASGKSTVASKIAQCLAAEGVAVRVFNNGDVRREMLAGQDSASPEFYSPANREGAALREKIARINLERAADYLRGGGEVAVLDATNVSAQRRRVIKQMMAGHTQFFIECVNPDPELLAASISRKAKLPEFSHLPQEQAEQHFRERIGYYETIYTPLADEENFVVLDTLDNRILRERVQAVLPYYRILRDLLVSDWVRSLYLARHGETAYNLEMRIGGDSDLTARGMVQAQALAWAFKEVPLPYVFTSTRKRTRQMAMVLCDGREDCRTIALPEFDEIDAGVCESMTYDQIARDMPSVHEARTRDKFHYVYPGGEGYVTLQERVERGVKKALYLSGNAENILIIGHQAVNRMILSHFLYRRTGDVPYIHIPQDRYFHIVSTQSRKLFELVRFMG